A portion of the Avibacterium sp. 20-132 genome contains these proteins:
- a CDS encoding glycoside hydrolase family 31 protein, which translates to MKNLKHWTIKKQDNNRIDIACEYGLSLHLFILENDLFRVAFSRHNQFRLPHTWAITPSQSDIDWQGRDKWSTEGFSLPQYTLIEISNGVEVFTSKLKVIIHHPLWLEWQYLTEDIGWQTIAQDRKSGAYLMGISQPTITHFMQRKEQERYYGLGEKSGDLNRYGRRFEMRNLDAMGYNAEKTDPLYKHIPFYITYTSEASYGLYYDNLCHCWFDLGNELDNYHSAYRLYRADDGDLDYYFILGPQILDVIKKYSELTGGMAFSPKWSLGYSGSTMHYTDASNAQEQLKNFVNLCRTYDIPCDSFQLSSGYTSIGEKRYVFNWNHNKFPNPRNMVDYFHQSGMKLAANIKPCLLQDHPMYDEVAQKRLFIRDSLLDIPEKSMFWDGEGSHLDFTNPETILWWKQKITAQLLEYGIDSTWNDNNEFEIWDDQARCCYFGSEKPIKLLRPLMPLLMMKASYEAQITYQPELRPYLISRSGSTGMNRYVQTWSGDNRTNWNTLKYNIKMGLGMSLSGLYNLGHDVGGFSGPKPDPELFIRWVQNGVMHPRFTIHSWNDDYTVNEPWMYPEVTHIIRSAIQLRYKLIPYLYHLLWKAHQYHEPILRPTFLDHEQDLNTFEENDDYLLGTDLLIASVVEPNQREREVYLPDNKVGWYDFITHKWYDGARHICAPAPLEYIPIFIKAGSVIPCNPSNRLNTQQDNYRELLVMPFNRKGECDIQIFDDDGKTFDYLNGHFLLLDIHLFCDERQITMTIRRTGSFKPQYKKLHFRIPQHEQRSLYVNGRLVANNSYILLSEID; encoded by the coding sequence ATGAAAAATTTAAAACATTGGACGATCAAAAAACAAGATAATAATAGAATTGATATAGCGTGTGAATATGGTTTATCGCTACATTTGTTTATTCTAGAAAATGATTTATTTAGGGTTGCGTTTTCTCGTCATAATCAGTTTCGTCTGCCTCATACTTGGGCGATTACACCAAGTCAATCTGATATTGACTGGCAAGGAAGGGATAAATGGAGTACGGAGGGATTTTCTCTTCCTCAATATACATTGATTGAAATTTCAAATGGTGTAGAAGTTTTTACAAGTAAATTAAAAGTGATAATTCATCACCCTCTTTGGTTAGAATGGCAATATCTTACAGAAGATATAGGATGGCAGACTATTGCACAAGATAGAAAGAGCGGTGCTTATTTAATGGGAATTTCTCAACCTACGATTACTCATTTTATGCAAAGGAAAGAGCAAGAACGTTATTATGGCTTAGGTGAGAAATCGGGCGATTTAAATCGTTATGGGCGTCGTTTTGAAATGCGTAATTTAGATGCAATGGGCTACAATGCTGAAAAAACAGATCCATTATATAAGCATATTCCATTCTATATTACTTACACTTCAGAAGCGAGTTATGGATTATATTATGATAATCTCTGTCATTGTTGGTTTGATTTAGGAAATGAGTTGGATAATTATCATTCTGCCTATCGTCTTTATCGAGCTGATGATGGCGATTTAGATTATTATTTTATTCTCGGTCCACAAATTCTTGATGTGATAAAAAAATATTCCGAATTAACAGGAGGAATGGCTTTTAGTCCTAAATGGAGCTTAGGGTATAGTGGCTCAACAATGCATTATACAGATGCTTCAAATGCGCAGGAACAACTAAAAAACTTTGTTAATTTATGCCGCACTTATGATATTCCTTGTGATTCTTTTCAGTTATCTTCTGGTTATACATCAATTGGGGAAAAACGTTATGTCTTCAATTGGAATCATAATAAATTTCCCAATCCTAGAAATATGGTAGATTACTTTCATCAGTCAGGGATGAAGTTAGCTGCAAATATTAAACCTTGTTTATTACAAGATCATCCAATGTACGATGAAGTGGCTCAAAAAAGGTTATTTATTAGAGATTCATTGTTAGATATACCTGAAAAATCAATGTTTTGGGATGGTGAAGGATCTCATTTAGATTTTACTAATCCTGAAACTATTTTATGGTGGAAACAAAAGATTACTGCACAATTATTAGAATATGGAATTGATTCAACTTGGAATGATAATAATGAATTTGAAATTTGGGATGATCAAGCTCGTTGTTGCTATTTCGGTAGTGAAAAACCAATAAAATTACTTCGTCCTTTGATGCCATTATTAATGATGAAAGCGTCCTATGAAGCTCAAATAACTTATCAACCAGAGTTACGCCCATATCTTATTTCTCGCTCTGGCTCTACAGGTATGAATCGTTATGTACAAACTTGGAGTGGTGATAATCGTACTAATTGGAATACATTAAAATACAATATCAAGATGGGATTAGGTATGAGCCTTTCTGGATTATATAATTTAGGGCATGATGTTGGTGGTTTTTCTGGCCCTAAACCAGATCCCGAGCTTTTTATCCGTTGGGTACAAAATGGGGTAATGCATCCCAGATTTACAATTCACTCCTGGAATGATGATTATACAGTTAATGAGCCATGGATGTATCCTGAGGTAACCCATATTATCCGTAGTGCTATTCAATTGCGTTATAAATTAATCCCCTATTTATATCATTTATTATGGAAAGCACATCAGTATCATGAACCGATATTACGCCCTACCTTTTTGGATCATGAACAAGATTTGAATACATTTGAAGAAAATGATGATTATTTGCTAGGTACAGATTTACTCATCGCTTCTGTTGTTGAACCAAATCAAAGAGAAAGAGAGGTTTATTTACCTGATAATAAAGTAGGATGGTATGATTTCATTACACATAAATGGTATGACGGGGCAAGACATATTTGTGCTCCTGCACCATTAGAATATATTCCTATTTTTATTAAAGCAGGTTCTGTTATACCTTGTAATCCGTCTAATAGACTAAATACGCAACAGGATAATTATAGAGAATTATTAGTTATGCCATTTAATCGTAAAGGAGAATGTGATATCCAGATCTTTGATGACGATGGAAAGACTTTCGATTATCTTAATGGGCATTTTCTCTTACTTGATATTCACTTATTTTGCGATGAAAGGCAGATTACGATGACAATTCGACGTACTGGTTCTTTTAAACCACAATATAAAAAGCTACATTTTCGCATTCCTCAACATGAACAACGGTCGTTATATGTGAATGGGCGCTTGGTAGCAAATAATTCTTATATTCTTTTGTCAGAAATAGACTAG
- a CDS encoding TRAP transporter large permease, translating to MEWSTVIVLSVSFFTLLFIGVPISFSIGIASLFTIMLSLPFDSAIAVISQKMASGLDSFSLLAIPFFILAGNIMNRGGIALRLIEFAKVIGGRLPGSLAHVNVLANMMFGSISGSAVASGAAMGGIMSPLQKKEGYDPAFSAAVNIASCPTGLLIPPSNTFIVYSLISGGTSIGALFLAGYIPGILMGLSIMLIIGFIAKKRHYPVSPRPTMNEAVKKTLDALPSLGLIIVIMGGIIGGIFTATEASAFAVVYTLVLAMIVYREVKLKELPKIILDSVITTAIVLLLIGTSMGMSWAMANADIPYTISDALLAISENPIVILLIINLILLVVGIFMDMTPALLIFTPIFLPIVTELGMDPVHFGIVMAFNLSIGICTPPVGSALFIGCSVGGIKINQVIKPLLPFYCALILALLLVTYIPDISLFLPRMLLGY from the coding sequence ATGGAATGGTCAACTGTTATTGTACTTAGCGTGAGCTTTTTTACACTTCTTTTTATTGGTGTTCCAATTTCTTTTTCTATTGGTATTGCTTCACTCTTTACGATTATGCTATCACTTCCGTTTGATTCTGCGATTGCAGTCATTTCTCAAAAAATGGCATCAGGATTAGATAGTTTTTCATTATTAGCAATTCCGTTTTTTATTCTCGCAGGGAATATTATGAATAGAGGAGGAATCGCATTACGTTTAATTGAATTTGCTAAAGTTATAGGTGGCAGATTACCTGGTTCTTTAGCGCATGTGAATGTATTAGCGAATATGATGTTTGGCTCTATTTCTGGATCAGCAGTTGCGTCTGGAGCAGCAATGGGAGGAATTATGTCGCCTTTACAAAAGAAAGAAGGTTATGATCCCGCATTCTCTGCAGCGGTAAATATAGCTTCTTGTCCAACGGGATTATTAATTCCACCTAGCAATACTTTTATTGTGTATTCTTTAATTTCAGGGGGGACATCTATAGGGGCATTATTTTTAGCAGGGTATATTCCAGGAATTTTAATGGGATTATCTATTATGCTCATTATTGGTTTTATTGCTAAAAAACGCCATTATCCTGTATCTCCACGACCAACAATGAATGAAGCAGTGAAAAAAACATTGGATGCATTGCCAAGTTTGGGGCTGATCATTGTTATTATGGGCGGTATTATTGGTGGAATATTTACAGCAACAGAAGCTTCTGCTTTTGCTGTAGTTTATACATTAGTTCTAGCAATGATCGTTTATCGTGAAGTTAAATTAAAAGAGCTTCCTAAAATTATTCTTGATTCAGTTATTACCACGGCAATTGTTTTATTATTAATTGGAACATCAATGGGAATGTCTTGGGCAATGGCCAATGCTGATATTCCTTATACGATTAGTGATGCCTTGCTTGCAATTTCAGAAAATCCAATTGTAATTCTCTTGATTATTAATTTAATTCTTTTAGTAGTTGGTATTTTCATGGATATGACACCAGCGCTTTTGATTTTTACACCAATATTTTTGCCAATCGTTACAGAATTAGGAATGGATCCTGTTCATTTTGGTATTGTGATGGCATTTAACCTTTCTATTGGAATTTGCACACCTCCTGTTGGGAGTGCATTATTTATAGGGTGCTCTGTAGGTGGGATTAAAATAAATCAAGTGATTAAACCACTGTTACCATTTTATTGTGCTCTTATTTTAGCACTGCTACTTGTTACATATATTCCTGATATTAGCTTATTTTTACCAAGAATGTTATTGGGGTATTAA
- a CDS encoding TRAP transporter small permease produces the protein MENFINLINRILSIMCVVLCSVLVACVVWQVFSRYILNTPSTYTDEMARFLFIWVGLIGAAYALGQKKHLAIDLLATKFENSIKNTNQLALIINLISLFFVSSIMFYGGINLVQDTMAHGQISPVLGIEMGLVYLAIPISGLFMLLYLIRDIFNNLKHISLK, from the coding sequence ATGGAAAATTTTATAAATCTAATTAATCGAATTCTATCAATAATGTGTGTGGTTCTTTGTTCTGTGCTTGTTGCTTGTGTCGTTTGGCAAGTATTTTCTCGATATATTTTAAATACGCCAAGTACCTACACAGATGAAATGGCTAGGTTCTTATTCATTTGGGTTGGGCTAATTGGTGCCGCTTATGCCTTAGGGCAGAAGAAGCATCTTGCTATTGATCTGTTAGCAACTAAATTTGAAAATTCAATAAAAAATACTAATCAATTAGCGTTAATAATTAATTTGATCAGCCTCTTTTTTGTTTCATCTATTATGTTTTATGGCGGGATTAATTTAGTGCAAGATACTATGGCACATGGTCAGATTTCGCCTGTTTTAGGCATTGAGATGGGGTTAGTTTATTTAGCTATTCCTATTAGTGGTTTATTTATGCTGCTCTATTTAATCAGAGATATATTTAATAACCTTAAACATATAAGTTTAAAGTAA
- a CDS encoding TRAP transporter substrate-binding protein — MKKTILSTALMTMLSMGIALSSQAKTVLKVSHNNDKTHPVHISMQHMADEVKQLTQGEIIIRIYPNSQLGSQRESMELLQSGSLDMAKSNASEMEAFEASYGAFNLPYLFKDREHYYRTLADENVGQKILQNSKDKGFIGLTYYDGGARSFYANKPIKSPDDLKGMKIRVQPSPTAVEMIKLMGASPTPLAYGELYTALQQKVVDGAENNETALTLARHGEVAKYFSEDEHTMIPDVLLISTKSWNKLTPEQQKILKQAADNSMLFHKDLWTKMIAEERAKAQKQLNVEFVKVDKAPFVQAVKSMHDTAKQNTLLKPYIERIEVLGE; from the coding sequence ATGAAAAAAACGATTCTTTCCACTGCGTTAATGACAATGTTATCAATGGGAATTGCATTATCTTCTCAAGCTAAAACAGTTTTAAAAGTTAGTCATAATAATGATAAAACTCACCCGGTTCATATATCCATGCAACATATGGCTGATGAGGTAAAACAACTCACACAGGGAGAAATTATTATCAGGATCTACCCAAATAGCCAACTAGGTTCACAAAGAGAGTCAATGGAATTGCTCCAGTCTGGCTCCCTTGATATGGCAAAATCAAATGCAAGTGAAATGGAGGCATTTGAAGCTTCTTATGGCGCATTTAACTTACCTTATTTATTTAAAGATCGAGAACATTACTATCGCACATTAGCTGATGAAAATGTCGGACAAAAAATTTTACAAAATTCAAAGGATAAAGGTTTTATCGGACTAACTTACTATGATGGTGGCGCGAGAAGCTTTTATGCAAATAAACCTATTAAATCTCCTGACGACCTAAAAGGAATGAAAATTCGGGTACAACCTAGTCCTACTGCAGTAGAAATGATCAAATTAATGGGAGCTTCACCAACACCTCTTGCTTATGGTGAACTATATACTGCATTACAGCAAAAAGTTGTTGATGGTGCCGAAAATAATGAAACAGCATTAACCCTTGCTCGCCATGGAGAAGTAGCGAAATACTTTAGTGAAGATGAGCACACAATGATTCCTGATGTATTATTAATCAGTACAAAATCTTGGAATAAATTAACGCCAGAGCAACAAAAAATATTAAAACAAGCTGCTGATAACTCAATGTTATTCCATAAAGATTTATGGACAAAAATGATTGCAGAGGAAAGAGCAAAAGCCCAAAAACAGCTCAATGTTGAATTTGTTAAAGTTGATAAAGCCCCTTTCGTACAAGCGGTAAAATCAATGCATGATACAGCAAAACAAAATACGTTATTAAAACCTTATATTGAACGTATTGAAGTATTAGGTGAATAA
- a CDS encoding SDR family oxidoreductase — MALTIAKNHNLKDKLIVITGAGGVLCAFLAKALAKTQAKIALLDINFDAANQVAQEIEQSGGIAKAYKTNVLELESIQQTRNAIERELGTCDILINGAGGNNPKATTDNEFHEFDLPEHTKSFFELDKSGIEFVFNLNYLGTLLPTQVFAKDMMGKKGANIVNISSMNAFTPLTKIPAYSGAKAAISNFTQWLAVYFSKVGLRCNAIAPGFLVSNQNRALLFDNNGQPTPRANKILTNTPMARFGEPEELLGALLFLIDTEYSSFVNGVIIPVDGGFSAYSGV, encoded by the coding sequence ATGGCGTTAACCATTGCGAAAAACCATAATTTAAAAGATAAACTCATCGTTATTACAGGTGCAGGAGGGGTGCTATGTGCCTTTTTAGCCAAAGCCCTCGCAAAAACACAGGCAAAAATTGCATTATTAGATATCAATTTTGATGCGGCAAACCAAGTAGCTCAAGAAATTGAACAATCAGGAGGTATCGCAAAAGCCTATAAAACTAATGTATTGGAATTAGAAAGTATCCAACAAACACGCAATGCCATTGAAAGAGAGCTTGGTACTTGTGATATTTTGATTAATGGAGCTGGCGGGAATAATCCCAAAGCCACAACTGATAATGAATTTCATGAATTTGATTTACCAGAACATACTAAAAGTTTTTTTGAATTAGATAAATCAGGTATCGAATTTGTCTTCAACCTAAACTATTTAGGCACACTCTTACCAACGCAAGTATTTGCTAAAGATATGATGGGGAAAAAAGGGGCAAATATTGTAAATATTTCAAGTATGAATGCCTTTACACCTTTAACTAAAATTCCTGCTTACTCTGGAGCTAAAGCAGCAATCAGTAATTTTACCCAATGGCTTGCTGTTTATTTTTCCAAAGTTGGACTTCGCTGTAATGCTATTGCACCAGGCTTTTTAGTCAGTAATCAAAACCGTGCATTACTCTTTGATAATAACGGGCAACCAACACCAAGAGCGAATAAAATCCTAACTAATACACCAATGGCAAGATTTGGTGAACCAGAGGAATTACTAGGTGCATTACTCTTTTTAATTGACACTGAATATTCTAGTTTTGTTAATGGTGTGATTATCCCTGTTGATGGCGGCTTCTCAGCTTATAGTGGGGTATAA
- the uxaC gene encoding glucuronate isomerase, producing the protein MKTFMDEDFLLSSDTAKQLYHQYAAPEPIFDYHCHLSPKDIAENRQFKDLTEIWLEGDHYKWRAMRTAGIDETFITGKADNYQKYLAWARTVPLCIGNPIYHWTHLELRRPFGISHTLFNPESADKIWYQCNEMLQQPDFSARGIMQQMNVHLSGTTDDPIDNLNYHQQIANDPNFNIEVIPSWRPDKALKIELDGFPEYIAQLSIVSDVDIHTFDTLKQALLKRLNHFDLYGCKSADHGMEIVRFAPIPEDAVLDHILQQRLQGKILEEEKIAQFSTALLVWLAEQYAKRQWVMQMHIGALRNNNTRMFRLLGADSGFDSIGDRIYAEPLAKLLDLMDQTDQLPKTVLYCLNPRDNEMIASMIGNFQTGGIAGKIQFGSGWWFNDQKDGMERQLQQLSQLGLLSQFIGMLTDSRSFLSFTRHEYFRRILCEMIGTWVEKGEAPNDLNLLGQMVKNICFNNAKNYFK; encoded by the coding sequence ATGAAAACATTTATGGACGAAGATTTTTTACTATCTAGCGATACAGCAAAGCAACTTTATCATCAGTATGCAGCTCCTGAACCTATTTTTGATTATCACTGCCACCTAAGTCCAAAAGATATTGCTGAAAACCGACAATTTAAAGATCTCACTGAAATTTGGTTAGAAGGCGATCATTATAAATGGCGAGCAATGCGAACAGCAGGTATAGATGAAACATTCATTACAGGAAAAGCAGATAATTATCAAAAATATTTAGCTTGGGCTAGGACTGTACCATTATGTATCGGCAATCCTATTTATCATTGGACACATTTAGAATTACGCCGACCTTTTGGTATCTCCCATACTCTATTTAATCCAGAATCTGCAGACAAAATTTGGTACCAATGTAATGAAATGCTCCAACAGCCTGATTTTTCTGCACGTGGAATTATGCAACAGATGAACGTCCATCTATCAGGTACAACAGATGATCCTATTGATAATCTCAATTATCATCAACAAATTGCCAATGATCCTAACTTTAATATTGAAGTTATCCCTAGTTGGCGACCTGATAAAGCTCTCAAAATTGAACTTGACGGATTTCCAGAATATATTGCCCAACTCTCGATAGTCAGTGATGTTGATATTCATACTTTTGATACATTAAAGCAAGCCTTATTAAAACGACTGAATCACTTTGATCTTTATGGATGTAAATCTGCTGATCATGGCATGGAGATTGTGCGTTTTGCTCCAATTCCTGAAGATGCAGTACTAGATCATATCCTACAACAACGTTTGCAAGGAAAAATATTAGAGGAAGAAAAAATCGCACAATTTAGTACCGCACTTCTAGTGTGGCTTGCGGAACAATACGCTAAGCGTCAGTGGGTAATGCAAATGCATATTGGTGCTTTACGCAATAACAATACTCGGATGTTTCGTTTACTGGGTGCTGATAGCGGTTTTGATTCTATCGGAGATCGTATCTATGCAGAACCTTTGGCTAAATTATTAGATTTAATGGATCAAACAGATCAACTTCCTAAAACTGTACTCTACTGCTTAAATCCACGTGATAATGAAATGATCGCAAGTATGATTGGTAATTTTCAAACTGGCGGAATAGCTGGGAAAATTCAATTTGGCTCTGGTTGGTGGTTTAACGATCAAAAAGATGGTATGGAACGCCAATTACAACAACTTTCTCAATTAGGTTTATTAAGCCAATTTATTGGTATGCTAACTGACTCCCGTAGTTTCCTTTCTTTTACTCGCCATGAATATTTTCGCCGTATTTTATGTGAAATGATTGGTACTTGGGTAGAAAAAGGTGAAGCGCCAAACGATCTCAATTTGCTAGGACAAATGGTAAAAAATATCTGTTTTAATAATGCAAAAAATTATTTTAAATAA
- the aroA gene encoding 3-phosphoshikimate 1-carboxyvinyltransferase, which translates to MEKLTLQPISLVEGEINLPGSKSLSNRALLLAALAKGTTKVTNLLDSDDIRHMLNALQALGVKYQLSEDKSVCEIEGIGGAFQWQSGLSLYLGNAGTAMRPLAAALCLKGEQPAEVVLTGEPRMKERPIKHLVDALRQVGANIRYLENEGYPPVAIQNTGLKGGKVRIDGSISSQFLTALLMAAPLAEGDMEIEIIGELVSKPYIDITLAMMKDFGVTVRNDNYHTFFVQGNQCYISPKRYLVEGDASSASYFLAAGAIKGKVKVTGIGKHAIQGDRLFADVLEKMGAKITWGEDFIQAEKGQLKGIDMDMNHIPDAAMTIATTALFAEGETVIRNIYNWRVKETDRLSAMATELRKVGAEVEEGEDYIRIQPLSLTDFKHAEIETYNDHRMAMCFALIALSNTPVTILDPKCTAKTFPTFFEEFGKIAFA; encoded by the coding sequence ATGGAAAAATTAACACTACAACCTATTTCTTTGGTAGAGGGAGAAATTAACCTCCCGGGGTCAAAAAGTTTATCAAATCGTGCTTTGTTACTTGCGGCGCTTGCGAAAGGCACAACAAAAGTAACCAATTTACTTGATAGCGATGACATTCGCCATATGCTCAACGCCTTGCAAGCCCTTGGGGTGAAATATCAGCTTTCTGAAGATAAATCCGTGTGCGAAATTGAAGGCATTGGCGGTGCGTTTCAATGGCAAAGTGGCTTATCTCTCTATTTAGGCAATGCAGGTACAGCAATGCGCCCTTTGGCAGCAGCATTATGTTTAAAAGGCGAACAGCCTGCTGAAGTGGTTCTTACTGGCGAACCTAGAATGAAAGAGCGTCCAATCAAACATTTGGTGGACGCATTACGCCAAGTCGGGGCGAATATTCGCTATTTAGAAAATGAAGGCTATCCCCCTGTTGCCATTCAAAATACAGGGTTAAAAGGCGGAAAAGTGCGAATTGATGGTTCAATTTCGTCGCAATTTTTGACCGCACTTTTAATGGCTGCCCCATTGGCAGAAGGGGATATGGAGATAGAGATCATCGGAGAGCTGGTTTCCAAACCTTATATTGACATCACGCTAGCAATGATGAAAGATTTTGGGGTAACCGTACGTAACGATAATTACCATACCTTTTTTGTGCAAGGTAACCAGTGCTATATCTCACCTAAACGCTATTTGGTGGAGGGCGATGCCTCTTCGGCTTCTTATTTTCTTGCGGCAGGTGCAATTAAAGGCAAGGTGAAAGTAACAGGCATTGGTAAACACGCCATTCAAGGCGATCGTTTATTTGCCGATGTGTTAGAAAAAATGGGTGCAAAAATTACTTGGGGAGAGGATTTTATTCAAGCCGAAAAAGGGCAATTAAAAGGCATTGATATGGATATGAATCATATCCCTGATGCCGCAATGACCATTGCAACGACAGCATTATTTGCCGAAGGCGAAACGGTTATCCGCAATATTTATAATTGGCGCGTCAAAGAAACAGATCGCTTAAGTGCAATGGCAACCGAACTGCGTAAAGTTGGCGCTGAAGTTGAAGAAGGCGAGGATTATATCCGTATACAACCGCTCTCTTTAACGGATTTTAAACACGCAGAAATTGAAACTTATAATGATCACCGAATGGCAATGTGCTTTGCACTTATCGCTCTTTCAAATACACCAGTCACTATCCTTGATCCGAAATGTACAGCAAAAACATTCCCCACTTTTTTCGAGGAGTTTGGGAAGATTGCTTTTGCATAG
- the hisC gene encoding histidinol-phosphate transaminase: protein MQFIDVANEGVKSLSPYQAGKPIEELERELGVQNIVKLASNENPFGFPQSAIDAIQAQLPHLTRYPDANGFELKTVIAEKFGVKAEQITLGNGSNDLLELFAHTFASEKDEIIYSQYAFIVYPLVTKAINAVAREIPAKNWGHDLDGFLQAINDKTKLIFIANPNNPTGNFLTQQELEQFLAQVPAHIIVVLDEAYTEFTRPEERIDSFALAKKYPNLIISRSLSKAYGLAGLRIGYAVSHPEIADLLNRVRQPFNCNVLALSAASAVLKDDAFVEKVAANNRTEMQRYEQFCQQHQLEYIPSKGNFITIDFKRPAQPIYEELLREGVIVRPIAGYGMPNHLRVSIGLPEENGKFFTALLNVLNKG, encoded by the coding sequence ATGCAATTTATTGATGTTGCGAATGAAGGGGTGAAATCCCTTTCCCCTTATCAAGCAGGTAAACCAATTGAAGAATTAGAACGTGAACTTGGCGTGCAAAATATTGTGAAATTAGCCTCTAATGAAAATCCTTTTGGCTTTCCACAAAGTGCCATTGATGCCATTCAAGCACAGTTGCCACATCTCACTCGTTACCCCGATGCCAACGGTTTTGAATTAAAAACCGTCATTGCTGAAAAATTTGGCGTTAAAGCAGAACAAATTACCCTTGGTAATGGATCAAACGATTTATTGGAATTATTCGCCCACACATTTGCCAGTGAAAAAGATGAAATTATTTATTCGCAATATGCTTTTATTGTTTATCCTTTGGTTACCAAAGCCATTAATGCAGTGGCAAGAGAAATTCCGGCAAAAAATTGGGGACACGATTTAGACGGCTTTTTGCAAGCCATTAATGACAAAACAAAACTTATCTTTATTGCTAACCCAAATAATCCAACAGGAAATTTTCTTACACAGCAAGAACTTGAGCAATTTTTGGCTCAAGTACCAGCCCATATTATTGTTGTGCTAGATGAGGCTTATACCGAATTTACCCGTCCAGAAGAACGTATTGATTCTTTTGCATTAGCAAAAAAATATCCAAATTTAATTATTTCTCGCTCTCTTTCTAAAGCCTATGGATTAGCAGGATTACGTATTGGCTATGCGGTGTCTCACCCTGAAATTGCCGATTTATTAAACCGCGTGCGCCAGCCGTTTAACTGTAATGTACTGGCACTTTCTGCCGCTAGTGCTGTGTTGAAAGACGATGCTTTCGTAGAAAAAGTGGCAGCAAATAATCGCACTGAAATGCAACGCTATGAGCAATTTTGCCAGCAACATCAATTGGAATATATTCCGTCCAAAGGCAATTTCATTACCATTGATTTTAAACGTCCTGCTCAGCCTATTTATGAAGAATTATTGCGTGAGGGGGTGATTGTTCGCCCTATCGCAGGTTACGGAATGCCTAATCACTTGCGTGTGAGTATTGGTTTACCGGAAGAAAATGGTAAATTTTTCACCGCACTTTTAAATGTATTAAATAAGGGCTAA